The Triticum urartu cultivar G1812 chromosome 5, Tu2.1, whole genome shotgun sequence genome contains the following window.
AATGCCTGGTACCGTGGAGCGTTGAAATCAAGCAGGATCGGGTTGCCGGCGACGGTGGGTGGGTGTGCCGATGGGGACGGCAAGGGCGACGGCGAAGCGGCATCGTCGTCGCCCCACGTGCCGCCGGGAGGCGCGAGACCAGCCTGGTACGTCACGCTCGCCGCCAGGATGCCGAGAACCATCAGGTACTTTCGCTTCAGGTACCTCTCGCTCTCCGGTTTATCCTCCTTGCTCTTGTCCTTGCTTGAGCCGGTCGGCCCTGTCCAGAGCGGCTTGAATAGCACCTTCACCCGCGAAGGAAGCCGTGGCAGCCGATCTAACCAGTGGTCGCGGTCCGCGAACACATAAAGTAGGATTTGCAGGAGGAGGAAGGCGACCACCGCGGCCACAAGCGCAAAGACATAGATTGAGGTTCGCAGCTTCCGGCAGCTGCCGGCGGCGTAAGCCCCCATGAGGCCCAGGAGTCCAACCAAGATGCAGACATGGAGTGCGTGACTCCGAATGCCTTGCTTGGACAGTGTCTGGTTCACCAGTAGCAGGATGACGGCGACGGATGCCATGAAGCCCGTCGCGTTGCAGTAAAAGAACACTTGGTACCTGACCCTGTAGTGGTCGAGGAGGACTGGGTCACCGGCGGTGACCGATTTTCCCCCGTCGCTCTCCGTCCAGAAGCCGCCTGGCGGGTTCAACCCGGTTTGGTACGTGACAGTGGCCGCGAGTATGGCGAGCTGCAGCAAGAACTTGCGCTTCCTCTCAAGACTACGCTTTTCACCTTCAAGAATATGCTTACTCTTGGACTCCAAGTCGAGCTCACCTTGAAGGTGATCAGCAGCAGTAGGAACATGCACCGCTCCTTGAGCTTGTCCCCCTTCCCGTTGCTGCGATGACACGTCGGAGGTGAGGCGGAGCAATCGTGCAAGGTTATCGCACATGCTTTGCACGCAATGCGTCAGCTTGCTGTGCTTGCCCTTAGCCGAGAACGCCACGACCTTGGCGATGGAGTAGACGAAGATGGCGACGGCTAGGGAGGCAACGTAGATGGTGGTTGTGCCGTCCCGGCAGCTCCCCGCAACGTAGGCGCCCATGAGGCCGAACAAGTCCAGTATCATGACCGTGTTAAGCGCGGCGCGTCTGACGACGGCGCCGGAGCTCAGCTCCTTGCTCTGGACAATTACGATGACTACCAGCGACGCCACGAACGCCGCCGTGTTGCAGTGGTAGAAAGCCTTATACCTCTTGGGGTTAATGTCGTGGAGCACCGGGTTTCCGGCAGTGTGACTGCTATCCAGATGGCCTTCCGGCCAGACGCCGCCCGGCGGGCTCAGGCCTGCCTGGTAAGTCACCGTCGCCGCCAGTGTCGccagtagcagcaggagcgacCGTGACTCTTCCACCTTCTCCGCACCCTGCTGCCCATTGTTGCTTTCGAGTCTCCTGGTCACACCTCCCTCTTGCACTGCTTTTTCTTCATTATTTGGATTATTACTCTGCGTCCTTTCCCTACAATAATTGTATGTCCAAGTGATCGACATTAATTGATTAATTATTGACAGTAGTATCAGTAATAGCTGTGGTAGTATAATCTCAAAAACAATAATGACGGAGTGTGTGTGAGCTTGATTACGTACTTGTGTATGCCGGAGACGTACCCTGCGATGACCGCCTGCAGCAGGATGTACAGGAACACCGCGGCAACAAGGCAGGCGATGTACACGGTGGTGGTGATCCACCTGCAGCTGCCGGCGGCGTAGGCGGCCATGAGGCCCAGCAGCTCCACCAGCACACACACCGGCAGCGCGTAGGACCTGGCGAGGCGGCCGCTCAGCGTGCTGCTCGTGAGCAGCATGATGATGGCAAGAGAAGCGACGAAGGAGTTGGCGTTGGCGTAGAAGAAGGCGTGATAGCGGATCTTGTATGGCCCATCGTGCAGCAGCGGGGCTCCGGCGCGGTGCCCCGCCCCGGTCTCGCTCCAGAAGCCTCCCGGTGGCGCCAGTCCGGCGCCGTATGTCAGCGGCGTGGCGAAGGTGGCGAGCAGCAGCAGGAACTTGCGGCGCTCCTTGAGGTGGCTCTCGTCTGCCGGTTCCTTGCTCCTTTCCAAGCGGACGTGTATGGCGACGTAGGcgaagacgagggcgaagagCGCGGAGACGTAGATGGACCCAACCACGCTGCGGCAGCTGCCGGCGGCGAAGGCGGCCATGAGCGCGAGCAGGTCGAGCAGCATGGCGGAGCGGAGCACGGTGAGGCCGACACGGTTGCCGCTGATACGCCGGTCCAGCAGGAATATGATGATGACCAGGGAGGCGACGAAGGCGGCCGCGTTGCAGTAGAAGAAGGCGGTGTACCTGTCCGCGTAGGTGTGCACGAGCACGGGGTCGCCGACGCGGAATGGGTAGGCCGCCGGCGCCGGGGCCACCGCAAGAGACGGGGGCGCTGGTGGCAGGACGGCGCCGGCGCGCTGCTGTGGGGTGTTGCCTCCATCGTGGTCCTTGGACCACACGCCGCCGGGCGGGTTGAGGCCGGCGCCGTAGGTGACGCTGGCGACCAGCGTGGCGAGCAGCAGCAGGTACTTGCGCCACTTCCAGAGGAACTCCATGTCCCCTTCCGACTCCGTCGCCATGGTTCCGGCGGCAGCGATGGGCGTATGTGTTGTGCTCTGCAGGATCGCTGCAGCACATGTATATAGTACTGCTCGGCCTGCTCCGCTCCGGCCCGGCCGCCATGTGCTGTGCTGTGCCCATCGGTGTCTTCTTTAGGAAACGAATCACTGAAAGCTACCAATATTATAACCATCGTTCAGTACGGATGTTCACTCACTCACAAGGATTGGATTGGAATGGATTGGAATGGGATGCGCACTCACACAAAGCTCAACCATGTCTTCACTTTGGTCCAAGTCCCACTGGCCCTCCTCGTGTCACTCGTGATCGTGATATGCTGGATATATATACTTGCACGGACCTCGGCAACGGTAACTTACACGGTCGTCTCTTGGTCAATTTAGCATCATCACACATAAATCTCTAAATGATCATCATCACAACCAACATAAGCATAAGCATATAGAGAAGCAcacaagtcatctaaatgatcatcaCCACACACAAGTCATCTCAAGCATCATCACCACACACAAGGATCATCGAGCACCGCGGAGGTCGTCACCGCCAAGACCGCCGAAGCCCGGGTCGTCACTGCTAGCGGCAGCGCTACCGCCAAgaccgcctccgcctccacctccgcctccgcctccgtggaTCGGAGTGGTCGGGCTCCGTGTCTCCGGGGTGCTGCGAAGACCACCGCCAACGGTAGATCCACCTGTTCCCTGGATGTCGAAAAGACATATGCACGGGATATATGACTGTGTTGAAAGGCATGACATGCTTTGGGTGAATAGATTGGGGATGAACTAACCGGCGAGGGGCCAGCGTTCTGTGCCACAAACTCCTCAAAGCTCAGCAGCACTGGTTGTGCTGGAGGGCATTGTGGTGGAGGGAACTGAGGACACCTGCCGGCCGCCATTTTCTGAAAAGCCTGCTGCATCTGGCTATCCCTCTGCACTTGGTGTTCATAAAGCCTCTGATGCCACGCCATGGTCTCCTGGCATGTGTACTCCAGGTAGGCCTACGGTATGACATGATGGAACTCATAAAACTGCTAAATGCGGAAAATAAAGTGAGCAATGAAGATAAGAGGGAAAATACTTACAGATTGTTGCTCCTGAAAGAGGCACTGTGCACTGGTCACTGGCTGGCTCGTGCGCTGGCTCAGGCTCGGGTCGATCCGACGAAGCTGTGTGTAGGAGATACTAGGAGTGATCACAGCATCGAGAACCGCCTCCCGACCGTGCTCCTtgggccccatgctcaccacctCCCTGTCGTCCAGAGGCGCCGCAATGGGGTCAGGTGTGTCAGGATGTAAGTTCAGATACGCTTCGGAGTAGGCCTTCTTCCTCCCCGCGGTCTTCTTGCCGTAGTACTTGGGCTCGCCAGGCTTGGAGTCCTTCCGCGTATGGGCGATCTCCCACGCCTGCATGTGTGAGAGCGGCCGCTTCAGTTTCTCCTCCTGCACCACCAAACAGAGGTTAGTCATACATAAGAAAGTGATGGTAAATAGAAGAAGAATGTTTAATGGGGTTAGTCATACATTAACTGCCTTGTGGAGATAGTGGTTTCGGTTTCCCtgagcatgtactccctccgtccctcgGTTAGCCTTATTTTTGGTTCTCATAGCCGCCCAGGCTCCATCCTGACAGTACAACCCCGGCCAATATAACTTCAGCAAGACGGTGATGAGGCCGTTGGGAATACGGACCCCTTTAGAATATATCCAGTTGCTGCAAAAGAATGAACTATTAGCATGTGACaagcaaaataaataacaacagaaataagcatgtgacaagcaaaataatgaaccacttactcctttcccgtgggctcaatgagccacttctgctcctcagtagcaggaacctgctttggtagctttgcattgccacgcagccaccccttgttgtcaacccccttcccgtcaccaccatcatccccgccaccactctcctcctcgcctgcctccccctccccaacctcctccccaacctcctcctcctcctcgcctgcctcctcctccacctcctcctcctcctcctcctcctccctagagtgtacctcactagaggagggtacctcactagaggagggCCTCGAAGACAACACCCCTAAGTCGGTGAGGGTGCGCTCTTTCTGGCTGCGACCCCCTGTAGTGGCTCTCCCCCTAGCACCTCGTCCTCTAGAGGCTCTCCCCCCGCCCCCTCCTACTCTAGGGGcatctctccctcgacctccctgtgaggaGTCATCGTCAAGTAGCCGAGGGGGAGGATTACGTGCTCAACCACTCCGACTAGGCAGGCCGACGACCTTGCGTAGGAAACCCACGCCGTCAGCCTTCCCCTTGCCCATGTTCCACGAACCTGCATTGAAAAGAGAAAAAGCAATTAGTAAGTTAATGAAATGAAGGAAAAGGCATGATAATAAACACATTAataaaaatgcataaaaaggcATATTCCTAAACTATAGAAAAAATACTTGAAACATACATCTGctagaacccatatgaatcatcactgttgtaacctctttctcggtccgtctcatcatcactatcaatCATATATTCTTCGTTATCTGACGGAGGTGGAGGCTCTTCCTCGTCGTCAGCGTCTTCGTTTAACTTTTCTAGCATAAGTATGTCATTTTCATTAACAATGGTCTCACCATCATTCCGTGCATCGTCGACGTTTGggtccacatcatcatcacccaatggtctagcgtcatcgtttctaaccacatcatcatcatcatcatcaggttGCTCTTGATAGAACACTCCCTCGTATGTCATGGGGTTAATGTTGTAGTAATCGTCTTCATTCGGGTCTGGTAGCTTACCATGTGGCAACACCTTGAACACAACTTCCCAACCTTTTAGATACACTTTCTGGCATGGGTAAGGCAGATAATATACTTGTGTAGCTTGGGTAGCCGCAATGAAGAGATCGGCTCCGACATAGACGGTTGATGGTTTAACTTCGACCAAACCAATGGAAGGCGTATGTTTTACCCCCTCCCGCAGATCGAACCATCGGCATTTGAACACAGGCAGACTTAGGGTCTCACGCCCCTGGCGGAATTTAACCTCGTATATATTTTGTACCCTTCCGTAGTAGTCTACTGAATTTTGACCGGGGGTGTACACTCCAGTATTTATAGTTTTGGGATCGGGCGGCTGTTTTGGTGCTCCTCTGTATGGAAGCGATACCCATTCACATCATACTTTTTACATGTCATGACGGCAGGGTCAAAACCCATGGAAACCCATCTCAATTCATCATCCATAGATATGTTCGGATCTTTTCCCTACAAGTATAATGGAAATTGTTGCGTGCATTAGTTCGGTTAACTAATAAATGTTGAAGTAGGTATTTAATAGGGGAGTGTGGAAAATTACTTTCTCCATGAACCAAGCAACAAAATTTTTACGTCCAGGGTTTCCATGACGGAGAAGAGTAAGTGCCTCCGCCTCAGTAGGAGGATTCACTCCCGTCCATTCCTCTTGAACGAAATCACTAAAAAAAGATAAGCGGTGTTAGACCGGGACTAAGTGAACATGAAACATGATGATGTGGAAGACATAAAGGAATGGTGTAGTGGTATTACCTCATCCACACTTCCTCAACttccttgatgttgtgcaagaTATAGAACATGAGGTCCTCCCACTCTTGTCGTGGCATGTTATAAGATTTCGAGGCCCCAGCCCTCCCACCTTGCGCGTTGAATAGATCGAGCCTGGGTTGATACTTGGGCTCTTCTATATTGTATCGAGGCACCTTGTTATGCAGATGGGGAACGTGGTCTGGATAGTATGATGTCCTAAGGTCTGACACTTCCTCTAGGATAACTGCCTCAGCTATggaagcttcaatcttagctttgtttccacatTTCCGTCAGAGATGCTTGTTCTGCCTCTCAGGGCCGTACTGCCAGCGATTTTGCACAGGGCCCCCCAATAATACCTCGTTCGCGAGGTGCAGAATGAGATGTGTCATCGGAGTAAAGAAGCCTGGCGAAAAGATCTTCTCTAGCTTGACTATCAACTCCGGTGCCTTCTTATGCAATTTTTCAATCACCTCTTTACTTACTTCTTTAGCACAGAGTGTGCGTAAGAAATGGCTAAGCTTGGCAAGCACTCGCCAGACATGCTCGGGGACATAGCCTCGAACCATCACTGGCATTATCCGCTCAATCCATACATGGTAGTCATGACTCTTCAGGCCAGTCACTTTACCCATTGAAAGATTGACTCCCTTACTTATATTCGATGCATAACCATCGGTGAACTTCAAAATTTTGTTTCAGCCAGATAAGTACTTCTTCTTTTTCTAGCGGTTTAAGGACAAAGTCAGCATCTGGCTTGAACCAGTTTTTTCGACCGCCTGTGGGAGGCTTCATGTTCAGGCGTGGTCTATCACAAATTCTCTGTTGATCGGCTCTAGCTTTTACGTTATCCTTCGTCTTATCAGGAATGTTGAGGATTGTGTGGAAAAGGGACTCTGCCACATTCTTTTCGGTGTGCATCACATCAATATTGTAAGGAagtttgaggtccttgaaataggGAAGCTGCGAGAAGGGGGTAATGTGAGTCCAGTTGTGCGTCTCACGATATCCCTTGAAgcctttggctttggctttggctttgcctttgactttaggcttgagagcttttagctgagcaagaacatctgcccccgaaaatgttggaatctcggttacttcatgaacaacccggcctttcgtgaagttcttcttgtcttccctgtccggatggtctggagggaggaactgtcgatgcaggtcaaaGGCTACATACTTTCCACCCTTACTCAGCCAAATCATTCGCAGAGCCTGCATGCACACGGGGCATGGCATCTTCCCACTTGTACACCATCCGCAGAATAGAGAATAGTCgggaaagtcatgcatgcaatagtgcaaccaaactttcatcaagaaatttctcTGCAGATCCTGGTCGTATGTCAACCTCGGAAAGTACCAAGAATGGTGCAAAGCATCCACAAGCGGCTGCATAAACACACCCAATTGCTTCCCCAAGTATTCAGGCTCCGGaatgatgagcgacaagaacaTGGTCTTCCGTTGCATTAGGGCACCGGGAGGAAGATTGAGCAGAATTACAAACACAGGCCAGCAGCTGTATGTATTGGACGACATACCATATGGATTCAACCCATCACCTGATATGGCTATTCTGACATTCCTAGCCTCGGCTGCTTCCTTGGGGTATTCTTCATCGAAAGACTTCCATGCTTCCCCTCCCGATGGGTGTACAATTTTTTTGGATTGTACCTTATACCTTCCTTGTGCCACATCATCATTTTGGCAGACTCCTTCGTGATGAAAAGGCGCTGCAgtctttttataaaatcaagataccgaagaaccttaacggggatggttagctgctttttctcaccatcctcaccgaccacctcaatgtaccgagatgaaccgcacttcctacagtactagtcatccgcatactcatgcctaaacaaaaggcaattcttcgggcaaacatctattttctcataatccatagagagtgccttcatgattttctttgtatcgtacatgcttttcggcagttcatgaccctcagggaggctgttagcccatactcccaggaatgcttcgaagcatttctggctacggccgtactcagccttgactgcaatcaattgcgagatggcatccagctgagATATTTTCGCACCCGCATAAAGAGGTTTCTTCGACGAGGCCAAGACCTCCAAGAAGGCCTTTGCGGTTGCCTCCGGCTCCTCCGGTTCATTCTCTGAAGGTGTCGCATTTGCCATTTCTGCAACAATGACATCATCTAGCATGTCCCTGACCCCGTCGTCCTCATATCCATCGATGCGTTGTCGCATCACCTCCTCTCTACCAAGGTCCTGCTCGGCTATGTTTATCGGCGGCATGTCAAAGTTTGGCATATATCCGTGCATGCAAAGGTGCTCACTCATGTCCGTCTGATTTCTACGGTGACGTCTGGCACATCTCGCACAGGGGCATTGTGGGATAATTCTCATTGGACGACGGAATATCTCCTTCAAATACACATCGGTTTTCGTGATCCACTCTGATGTTACTCGATTCCGATGGATAAAACCACTGTACATCCACTGATTATCTGCCATCCTCTGCTTTTTTGCAAGCCAGACAACATAATTAAGGATTCACATAAATTAATCACATCAAATTTTCAGTTTCTACCGCGTTTaatccacctacatctctaataggtaaagatgggtcctaatcccacccgaggaTGTGTAGGTTAAGTACGTTCTCCAttctaccccgttccgagacaaaatttcggcagcacctccccgctgttctccagaTACACGTCTCGGCAAATAGCCGAGAGAATGTGCTCCGGAGAACAATGGGGAGGCACCGCCGAAATCCGgtctcggaacggggtagaacatggagaacatacccaatctacacatcctcgggctgtccatggaaaatgctggacaatccgaaagagctgctgtgataaatatgcaattgaatgcatatttatcgatGCAACCCTTTCGGACGGGAGACGCCTAGGTTACGCCAGTTGACTTGAGAATGAAATCTAGTGATATGAAAAAATGGAGGAGATGGACTTGTAGCTCACCCTCGgctgtagaggaagtagtcgaaCAGCAGAGGGATGCTCAGGGGGACCAACGCGTCGTACAACGGCCACTCCGATGAAATGCGACACCACAAAGCCTGCAAAATGCATCGCGACAAATAATTTAGAACATCacaatcatcatcatcatctcaaAAATCATCGAAGCATAAAAAAATATCATCATCTATCATCCACATCATCATCTAACAATCATCTATCATCggtcatcatcatcatctcaaAATCATCGAAGCATAAAAAATCATCATTATCTCACCTCATCTAACAATCATCATCATCTAAAAGAAATCCATATGAACAAGTTATGAACATCACCATTTTTCTCAAATAAGTATTCTTTAGCAAGACCATTAAGTGTCAATAAATATTTCATCATTGATTTGTAGCAACACCATCATGATCAAAATACCACCGTGCAAAAAGTATATAATCACACATCACATAACAACATTCACACTTCAACTTAAAAAAACTCATATTGCTAATAACATCCATTAATCAATATTTTGCAAACTAACTACATCTAACAAATATGACATACATTCCATCATCTATGCATTCATCCACCTAAAAACAGTACCAAAACActaaaaaggaagaaaaaaactCACGTAGAGGGCCGGCTGGTCGGGTCGGAGGAGAGGGGCGGCGGTGGTTGGGGCGATGATGAGCTGCAACATAGGGAGGGCCGGTTGCTCCAACCGGCCGGGAAGGGGGTGCCGAACCCGCGGCCGGAGTCGAGCCCTGGCGGGCCGGTGCGGGTGCGGACGGCGGCGACACAGGGCGGGTgcggacggggcggcgcggggcggggAGGCGTCGGGGCGGGCgcggacggggcggcgcggggcggggAGGACGTCGGGGCGGCACGGGGGCGGGGAGGACGGCGGGGAGGCGCGTGGAGGGGAGGACGTCGGGGCGGCAACGGGGCGGGAAGGACTGCGGGGCGGGCAGGACGGCGGCGCGAGTCAGGGCGGGGACGACGGCGGTGCGGCACGGGGAGAGGGTGGCGGCGACGGTTGAGGGAGAGAAACGAGTGGAGGAGAGGAGACGTGCAgcgagtggaggagaggagggcATGTAGCGACTGGATAAGGTTGGACCTAAgccgacggcttagccgtcggcataggcttGGTCCCACCTGCCAGCGACAGAGCCAAGTGGATAAGGTATgagatatgccgacggcctagccgtcggcataggtacTTTGCATTTTTTTATTACGACATTTTAAAAAAAAAATTATGGCATATTTGTTTTTTATAAATTCAATTATTACTATTTTTCAGTTTCCAATACTAATTTCATTAACTTAAATGTACAGAAAACATATATATCGATTGCTCCCCACACGGGCCTTCTTCCGTCGTGTCACGGAGAGGTTAGACGGGACGGGGTACCTgtgggggtagcaatgccgccagGTGTTGCGGTGGGCCCTCCTACGGTTGTGGAAACGTGGTGGCAGGCGCAGGCACGcggctccggggtgtgccccctcccccctcacGGGCGTCGATGCCGCCGTGCCCCGGAGGGGGGAAACGGCCCCGTCGGGCCGACGCAGAGGGAATCTTGGGGTGGGTTGTGCCGGGACTGTGTTGGGGGGTGTAGCTATGGCTGGGCTATTACAACAAGGTGAAAAGGTCCACCGGTCAAACTACGTCCAGCGAAAGTCAAAGGGATAGACCCGGCGGTCGTCTGTGTCAGGGTTAGACGGGACGGGGTACCTGGGGGGTAGCAATACCGCCAGGTGTTGCGGTGGCCCTCCTACGGTTGTAGAAGCATGGTGGCAGGCGTAGGCACCCGGCACGCGGCTTGTATGAGGTACCGGTGCGACGCGTgtcgggcgtttgcaaccgccacaacacttccagattTGTGAGAgtccgcctacgcaagatttggcggcatgctagcccccggaggccgccggccacagccgtagacgcgcgaagggcaatccgcgtagagggaatttttcggatacttctccatcaccaaaaattatgaaaaataccatcgttcctatagcacatgtgcccacgtcgtgcaaaaaaactcatgattttattgCGCTctgagtatttagtaatattgacgccgcatcgttaccgcagaacgtctactactgTGTCAttgccgtccgtgagggggggccacaccccggagacgcgtaccacctcttcggacatgccaccacaccaccccgcatgtttaagggcccggtgcgacgctccggtggcattgctaccccccgagtgcccccgtcccgcctaaccctacagcatttgaccacgggatctagccctttaacattgcacggacgggctttgaccagtggacctccccacccggttgtgttaggtcagcccataggaacactttggagcaacatccgggccagacccacagcaagatccccttcGTGTAGAACCGACGCGTCTGTTTCCCCCCTCCaagtgccggcggcggcgccgtccgtgaggggggggcacaccccgaacacgcgtgccgggcgtttgcaaccgccacaacacttccagacatgtgagaggccgcctacgcaagatttggcggcatgctagtcCCCgcaggccgccggccacagccgtagacgcgcgaagggcaatccgcgtagagggaatttttcggatacttctccatcaccaaaaattatgaaataataccatcgttcctatagcacatgtgcccacgtcgtgcaaaaaaactcatgattttatcgcgcttcGAGTATTTcgtaatattgacgccgcatcgttaccgcagaacgtctactaccgtgtcatcgccgtccgtgagggggggccacgccccggagacgcgtcccgcctcttcggacatgccaccacaccaccccgcctgtatgagggcccggtgcgaccgtccgatggcattgctacccccagtgcccccgtcccgcctaaccctggagcgtttgaccacgggatctagccctttgactttgcacggacgggctttgaccagtggacctccccacccggttgtgttaggacagcccatagga
Protein-coding sequences here:
- the LOC125511651 gene encoding uncharacterized protein LOC125511651, giving the protein MATESEGDMEFLWKWRKYLLLLATLVASVTYGAGLNPPGGVWSKDHDGGNTPQQRAGAVLPPAPPSLAVAPAPAAYPFRVGDPVLVHTYADRYTAFFYCNAAAFVASLVIIIFLLDRRISGNRVGLTVLRSAMLLDLLALMAAFAAGSCRSVVGSIYVSALFALVFAYVAIHVRLERSKEPADESHLKERRKFLLLLATFATPLTYGAGLAPPGGFWSETGAGHRAGAPLLHDGPYKIRYHAFFYANANSFVASLAIIMLLTSSTLSGRLARSYALPVCVLVELLGLMAAYAAGSCRWITTTVYIACLVAAVFLYILLQAVIAGYVSGIHKERTQSNNPNNEEKAVQEGGVTRRLESNNGQQGAEKVEESRSLLLLLATLAATVTYQAGLSPPGGVWPEGHLDSSHTAGNPVLHDINPKRYKAFYHCNTAAFVASLVVIVIVQSKELSSGAVVRRAALNTVMILDLFGLMGAYVAGSCRDGTTTIYVASLAVAIFVYSIAKVVAFSAKGKHSKLTHCVQSMCDNLARLLRLTSDVSSQQREGGQAQGAVHVPTAADHLQGELDLESKSKHILEGEKRSLERKRKFLLQLAILAATVTYQTGLNPPGGFWTESDGGKSVTAGDPVLLDHYRVRYQVFFYCNATGFMASVAVILLLVNQTLSKQGIRSHALHVCILVGLLGLMGAYAAGSCRKLRTSIYVFALVAAVVAFLLLQILLYVFADRDHWLDRLPRLPSRVKVLFKPLWTGPTGSSKDKSKEDKPESERYLKRKYLMVLGILAASVTYQAGLAPPGGTWGDDDAASPSPLPSPSAHPPTVAGNPILLDFNAPRYQAFFYCNATSFVASIVVIMLLLQRTLKPHGAPLWAMQTAVLLDLLGLLGAYAAGSCRDWETSIYVITLVAIVVLFIALHVLLSFDVVFKKAKELMPNKCFEVDDKASRNDK